One window from the genome of [Clostridium] celerecrescens 18A encodes:
- the aroB gene encoding 3-dehydroquinate synthase, with protein MGNRIPVHMNGAFIYEIVMETGFDRLKEELKKLNLEERKVCIVTDSNVAPLYLEEVESIVSSCCKNTEHFIFPAGEENKNLDTVRNLYEVLVVKQFDRHDYLLALGGGVVGDLCGFGAATYLRGISFIQVPTTLLSQVDSSIGGKTGVDFDSYKNMVGAFHMPKLVYSNTATLKTLSEEQFSSGMGEVIKHGLIKDASYYQWLMEHAAEIHSRDLTVLSEMVLVSNQIKRDVVEKDPTEQGERALLNLGHTLGHAIEKLSDFRLVHGHCVGLGCIAAMAISINRGMIRSEELPRLLTVMEQFGMPASVSGLSAENIVLTTKSDKKMDSGTIRFILLEQIGKAFTCKTVTDTEMAEALRHILT; from the coding sequence ATGGGAAACAGAATTCCGGTACACATGAACGGTGCCTTCATTTATGAGATTGTCATGGAAACTGGGTTTGACAGACTAAAAGAAGAACTGAAAAAGCTGAACCTGGAAGAACGCAAGGTTTGTATTGTCACAGATTCCAATGTGGCACCTCTTTACCTTGAGGAAGTGGAATCGATTGTGTCTTCCTGTTGCAAAAATACAGAACATTTTATTTTCCCTGCCGGAGAAGAAAACAAAAATCTGGATACCGTCAGGAACCTATACGAAGTTCTTGTTGTAAAACAATTTGACCGCCATGATTATCTGCTTGCTTTGGGCGGAGGAGTTGTGGGAGATTTATGCGGTTTTGGGGCTGCAACCTATCTGCGGGGAATATCCTTTATCCAGGTGCCTACAACCCTGCTGTCCCAAGTCGACTCCAGCATCGGCGGAAAAACCGGCGTTGATTTTGATTCCTACAAAAATATGGTAGGAGCCTTCCATATGCCGAAGCTGGTATATTCCAATACCGCCACCTTAAAAACTCTCTCAGAAGAGCAATTTTCTTCTGGAATGGGAGAGGTTATCAAGCATGGACTGATCAAAGATGCCTCCTATTACCAATGGCTTATGGAGCATGCCGCTGAAATTCATAGCAGGGATTTAACAGTATTAAGTGAAATGGTTCTTGTGAGCAACCAGATCAAGCGGGATGTAGTGGAAAAGGATCCGACAGAACAGGGAGAGCGCGCTCTTTTAAATCTGGGACATACCCTGGGACATGCCATTGAAAAGCTTTCGGATTTTCGGCTTGTACATGGTCACTGTGTGGGACTTGGCTGCATCGCTGCCATGGCGATATCGATCAATAGAGGAATGATCCGTTCAGAAGAACTTCCAAGACTTTTAACGGTGATGGAGCAATTTGGTATGCCTGCTTCGGTAAGCGGTCTTTCTGCAGAAAATATTGTTCTCACAACAAAAAGTGATAAAAAAATGGATTCCGGCACCATCCGGTTTATCCTGTTAGAACAGATTGGTAAAGCCTTCACCTGCAAGACTGT